In the genome of Bacteroidales bacterium, one region contains:
- a CDS encoding LysE family transporter, with translation MITETVNAVIILVKGILIGFAVSAPMGPIGVLCVQKTINKGRFVGFVSGLGAASADSVYAIIAVFSLGFLQKFFTDNQFILQIVGICVLLFLGIKIFTTNQTKQIRKRARKKHSGVLEDFISVFFLTLSNPLTIIFFGASIAALGIFEYKHTFLTQVIIVLGVFLGASFWWFLLTGFVNLFRHKFRLKQLWWMNKISGGIIIILTLIAAVGMYLSGN, from the coding sequence ATGATTACAGAGACAGTAAATGCAGTTATTATTCTTGTAAAAGGGATACTTATAGGTTTTGCTGTGTCAGCACCCATGGGACCAATTGGTGTGTTGTGTGTGCAAAAAACCATCAATAAGGGGAGGTTTGTAGGATTTGTGTCGGGCTTGGGAGCTGCTTCAGCCGACTCTGTTTATGCTATTATAGCTGTTTTCAGTTTAGGTTTCTTGCAAAAGTTTTTTACTGATAATCAGTTTATTCTTCAAATAGTTGGAATATGTGTATTGCTTTTTCTTGGAATTAAAATATTTACTACCAACCAAACTAAGCAAATTCGCAAACGAGCAAGAAAAAAACACTCAGGAGTGCTTGAAGATTTTATTTCCGTTTTTTTTCTAACACTTTCCAATCCCTTGACAATCATTTTCTTTGGAGCCAGTATCGCTGCATTAGGTATATTTGAGTACAAGCATACTTTTTTAACTCAAGTTATTATTGTTTTAGGAGTATTTCTTGGTGCTTCATTTTGGTGGTTTTTGTTAACAGGCTTCGTCAACCTTTTCAGACATAAGTTTCGCTTGAAACAACTTTGGTGGATGAACAAAATTTCAGGAGGGATAATAATTATTCTAACACTTATTGCTGCTGTCGGGATGTACTTATCTGGCAATTAA
- a CDS encoding TIGR02757 family protein has product MFQSDKEIKEFLDFKYKLFNNQSYIETDPIQIPHKYNSINDIEISAFIASQLAWGNRKAIIKSATKLLNKMGDSPCEWLLDAKDEDYDVFDDFVYRTFNSSDIKYFIFQLSDIVQNHSSLGNYFKLLYEKSNSDVKSMLQLFRDSFMNNASEKTARHMGSISKGSAAKRLNMFLRWMVRNDNLGVDFGIWDFISPKELFIPLDVHSGRVARKLGLLKRNANDWKSVDLLTSKLKTFDPDDPVKYDFALFGLGVFERF; this is encoded by the coding sequence ATGTTTCAATCCGACAAAGAAATAAAGGAATTTTTAGATTTTAAATATAAACTATTTAATAATCAGTCATATATCGAAACAGACCCGATACAGATACCTCACAAGTACAATAGTATTAATGATATTGAAATAAGTGCTTTTATAGCATCTCAACTTGCGTGGGGAAATAGAAAGGCGATTATAAAATCTGCAACAAAACTATTAAACAAAATGGGGGATAGCCCATGTGAATGGCTATTAGATGCTAAAGATGAAGATTATGATGTTTTTGATGATTTTGTTTACAGGACATTTAATTCGTCTGACATTAAGTATTTTATATTTCAATTATCGGATATTGTGCAAAATCACTCTTCACTTGGCAATTACTTTAAACTGCTTTATGAAAAGTCGAATAGTGACGTAAAGTCAATGTTGCAACTATTTCGTGACTCCTTTATGAATAATGCCTCCGAAAAAACTGCACGACATATGGGAAGTATTTCCAAAGGTTCGGCTGCTAAACGTCTTAATATGTTTTTACGCTGGATGGTTAGGAATGATAATTTGGGTGTCGACTTTGGAATTTGGGATTTTATTTCACCCAAAGAACTGTTCATTCCGTTAGATGTTCATAGTGGCAGAGTTGCACGCAAACTTGGACTCTTAAAAAGAAATGCAAATGATTGGAAATCTGTCGATCTGCTGACAAGCAAGTTAAAAACTTTCGATCCTGACGACCCCGTTAAATACGATTTTGCACTTTTTGGATTAGGTGTTTTTGAACGATTTTAG
- a CDS encoding manganese efflux pump, with amino-acid sequence MSFLSVLFVAIALSMDSFAVSIALGLGCCSTELKHILRVVLFLSVAQATFALLGWLVGDSCLEYIKNYDHWLAFILLSVIGGQMVYEGIKGKNKDSNDNNNAVPTVKSLLLLSIATSIDALITGVSFAFLDVDIFMVIVVILSVTAFFTFIGFTFSGKIGKKCGNYSEIFGGIVLILIGLKVLIEHTLHA; translated from the coding sequence ATGAGTTTTCTATCAGTATTATTTGTAGCAATAGCTTTATCCATGGATAGTTTTGCAGTTTCAATTGCTTTAGGATTAGGTTGTTGTAGTACAGAATTAAAACATATTTTAAGGGTAGTACTTTTTTTATCTGTTGCTCAAGCTACTTTTGCTTTGCTTGGCTGGCTTGTAGGAGACTCGTGTTTAGAGTATATAAAAAATTACGATCACTGGTTAGCATTCATTCTCTTGTCAGTAATAGGTGGGCAAATGGTGTATGAAGGGATAAAAGGTAAAAACAAAGATAGTAATGACAATAATAATGCTGTACCGACAGTAAAATCATTGTTACTATTGTCGATAGCAACATCAATTGATGCATTAATTACAGGTGTTAGTTTTGCCTTTTTAGATGTAGATATTTTCATGGTTATAGTCGTGATATTGAGCGTAACAGCCTTTTTTACATTTATTGGATTTACTTTTAGTGGTAAAATAGGGAAAAAATGTGGCAACTATTCTGAGATTTTTGGAGGTATCGTGTTAATTCTAATTGGTTTAAAAGTGTTAATTGAACATACTTTACATGCATAA
- a CDS encoding transcription termination factor Rho has product MYDILELNKKLVSELKEIATDLGLKKFDGLKKQDLIYKILDQQAILASEKATKKAATSGEKRQEKRPRISTNIANKAKETKLLSEVKATSSTTGQKSTGTQLVEDKKNSNTAKKIDDKSRNKTQGSAEKDRSSLQDKGKRVPLPDIVVDQDDTEIIYSDDAETKAPQSKEVLESNARETDVLDAKQESGSKRGTELRESVKEQSLEKSKNNQKNDKRYEFDAIITAVGVLEIMQEGYGFLRSSDYNYFNSPDDIYVSQSQIKLFGLKTGDTIEGPIRPPKDGEKFFPLIKVEKINGRSTEYIRDRIPFDFLTPLFPFEKFDITSHAESSLSTRIVDMFSPIGKGQRGLIVAQPKTGKTVLLKEIANAIAANHPEVYLIILLIDERPEEVTDMARNVRGEVISSTFDEPAERHVRVANIVLEKAKRMVECGHDVVILLDSITRLARAYNTVSPASGRVLSGGVDANALHKPKRFFGAARKIENGGSLTILATALTETGSKMDEVIFEEFKGTGNMELQLDRKLSNRRIYPSVDILASSTRREDLLLPKDTLNKTYILRNFLADMNSIEAMEFMRQRLPQTRSNEEFLLTMDKG; this is encoded by the coding sequence ATGTATGATATTTTAGAACTGAACAAGAAACTTGTATCAGAATTGAAGGAGATCGCTACAGATCTTGGACTTAAAAAATTTGATGGACTAAAAAAACAAGATCTCATATACAAAATTCTTGATCAACAGGCGATTTTAGCATCAGAAAAAGCAACAAAGAAGGCTGCGACGAGCGGAGAAAAAAGACAAGAAAAACGTCCTCGTATATCCACAAATATTGCAAACAAGGCAAAAGAGACTAAACTACTGTCAGAGGTCAAAGCAACTTCTAGTACTACAGGTCAAAAAAGTACTGGCACTCAGCTGGTAGAAGACAAAAAAAACAGCAATACAGCAAAAAAGATTGACGATAAAAGTCGTAATAAAACTCAAGGCTCAGCTGAGAAGGACAGAAGTAGTTTGCAAGATAAAGGCAAAAGAGTGCCACTTCCAGATATAGTTGTAGATCAGGACGATACAGAGATTATTTATTCCGATGATGCTGAGACAAAAGCTCCTCAAAGCAAAGAGGTTTTAGAGAGCAATGCACGCGAAACCGATGTCTTAGATGCTAAACAAGAAAGTGGTTCTAAGAGAGGAACTGAGTTGAGAGAATCGGTAAAAGAGCAAAGTCTGGAGAAATCTAAGAACAATCAAAAAAACGATAAACGATACGAATTTGATGCAATAATTACCGCCGTTGGAGTACTGGAAATAATGCAGGAAGGATATGGCTTCCTTAGATCATCGGACTACAATTACTTTAACAGTCCTGACGATATTTACGTAAGCCAATCTCAAATAAAGCTTTTCGGATTAAAAACAGGCGATACGATCGAAGGTCCTATACGACCACCTAAAGATGGCGAAAAGTTTTTCCCTTTAATTAAAGTTGAAAAAATAAACGGCCGTTCAACAGAGTATATTCGTGATCGTATACCATTCGATTTTTTAACCCCTCTGTTCCCTTTTGAGAAATTTGATATAACATCACATGCGGAGTCCTCGTTATCAACTCGTATAGTTGATATGTTCTCGCCAATAGGTAAAGGTCAAAGAGGTTTGATAGTTGCACAACCAAAAACAGGGAAAACAGTTCTGTTAAAAGAGATTGCGAATGCAATAGCAGCAAATCACCCCGAAGTATATTTAATAATTCTGTTAATTGACGAAAGACCTGAAGAGGTTACTGATATGGCGCGCAACGTAAGAGGTGAAGTAATCAGCTCCACATTCGACGAGCCTGCAGAAAGACACGTAAGAGTTGCAAACATAGTACTCGAGAAAGCTAAACGAATGGTAGAATGTGGGCACGATGTGGTTATTTTGTTAGACTCGATAACACGTCTTGCACGCGCTTATAATACAGTATCTCCAGCGTCGGGCAGAGTACTTTCGGGAGGTGTTGATGCCAACGCACTACACAAACCAAAACGTTTCTTTGGCGCGGCTCGTAAAATCGAGAACGGTGGTTCGTTAACTATCTTAGCTACAGCACTTACAGAAACAGGTTCAAAAATGGACGAAGTTATTTTCGAAGAGTTTAAAGGAACCGGAAACATGGAGTTACAGTTAGATCGCAAACTGTCGAACAGAAGAATATATCCGTCAGTCGATATTTTGGCATCAAGCACGCGTCGTGAAGATCTATTGTTGCCTAAAGATACTCTTAACAAAACCTATATTTTGAGAAACTTCCTTGCCGATATGAATAGCATTGAAGCTATGGAGTTTATGCGTCAGCGACTTCCTCAAACACGTTCAAATGAAGAGTTCCTTTTAACAATGGACAAGGGATAA